The DNA segment AGCTCAATTGTAAAAGATGTCGAGGTCTCAGACATATCAGAATCTGCAATGCATATAATGCTGCTTGGGCTGTCAATACCAGGACTAAAATCAAGGACAGCATCCATTTCCAcagcctcagctttgacaatgTCACCTTTTTGTCTCTTTGTGCTGGCTCGCAGGATGTTTCTCTTGACAGCTTCCTTAAAGGACATCTCGACCTTTTGTAACATCATATGCAAATGGGATTCTCTAACACCACGTACATCCAAAGATGCCAGCAAAGAATCAAAACCCtgcatgaatttttttaaattggtGATAATGGGAGACAAGAAGGTGCACAAATCCTTGTTGtagagttaagtttactaatgCTAGCTCTGAAAATGACAAATATTGCATGCGGCAgacatctctctctctctctctcttgttTTTGCTTCCCTAGAAAATTCTAGCAACAGAAAAGGCAGAAATGTGTGCCCCAGCTAGGATATTGCAAATACAACATCATGCGCAAATGCACACATAAGAAACCAGATTAAGCATCTTAAGACTCATAAATAAACCTGTAAAGCAAAAAGGGAGTCAATTAGAGAAAAATTGAAACCTGTGCAGAATCAATAAGCCTCCAGCGACCATCATGTAACTCAACAAAGATTCTGCCACAGCCTGGGTCATTGCAAGAAGCAGATGTGATAAACTGCCAATAACGATTGCGTCTGCGATCCTGACCAAGAGGCAATGATCTGTACACGTACATTTCCTCTGCCTTATGGCCAATGAAGGATTTTAACTGTGAGCGTGACCTGTCTGCAGTGTTCCCTATTTGCTGATACAACAGATTATCCAGACCATTATCTTGTATCTGAGGATTCCCTTCAGAAGGCATAATATTAAGATAATTCATATCATTCTGTGGATCATTTAATGGTTCTTGTGGAGCAGAAGGATTGATAGATGACACGTTAATTTTTTCATCAACAGTAACCAACGGGCTCTGCCTAACCTCTACCATAGACATTGTAAGGTTAGGTTCTGCCTTGTTTCCTAAAAGTGAAGAATAATGAGTCTTTATGACATAGTCTTCTTTAGTGCGACGTTTATCAACTTGTGCTTCCGCCCATATTTGCTTCTTAAGAGCATTTGCTGCTTCCAGGCGTTCCTAAAAAGCCATTAGGTTAAGAAAACAGAGAAGAAAATAGTTTAAAAAATCACCAGAAGGAAAACGTGATACCTCAAGGACAACTCTGATTGAATTTCCTTCAAGTGCCACACCAACCAACGCAACAAGTGAATTAAGTCGCTCTTCAACAGTAAGATCAGAGTATTCCCCCTCCATTAGTCCCTGAACCCATGGTTCACCAAGATTGCTTTCATCAATATCTGCATCTTCTTGATCCATATTAGTGGATGTACCAGCAATATCTACAGATTGTCCAATGGAAGAACCAAGATTTTTTACTTCATTATTTCTGTCAGAACGCACAGAAGAGAAAGCCTCACCAGTCTTCTGCAGTCCAACTTGAGGAGTTCTAATCACATCATCAACCATATTCCCATTTTCAAAGAGAGAATTTGTGTTATATCTGTTTGCTCCTGAAGAGTTGCAAGCCTTTGTCTTAGGGTTTAAGTCAGAACCTAGATCATCAACTTCAGGATCATCAGCAACATCACTTTCAGAATCTTCCTCTCTTTCAGCATCATCAGCATCTTCCCCATCTTCAAAACCACATTTAAATATTCGGATTCTTTCTCTGGCTTCCGAAAGTAGTACATCACCATCAGCCGGATCCTTTCTATAGGCAGGACGCACACAGTATGTTGATGGAGCTGTTCTCTCAAAAAGTTTTGAATCCCTCGACAATGCAGCAGCAATTGAAGCTTCTGGTGTCTTACTTGTTGTGAGATCCCTCAGTCCAGATATCTTTTTTTAgcaggaaaaaaaaattgaataaatgcAAGCCAACTGCAATGAAAAATTGTGTGGAGATGCAATTTAACTAACCTGAATCTTTTCTGCAACTTCTAGTATTGTCAGACCCTTACTTCCTTCAAGAGAAAGAACATGAAATGCAGCAAATTTTACAGTACCAGGTGTCAAACGATGCCGAGATCTGCGAGGATTAGAAAACCCCCTTTCTTGCATTATAGCAACAGCATTCTCAACAGCTGCTCCACTGCGTAAATTGGTAATTACATCTTCACCATCATTTCCCTGAAATATAACATGGAAATAACAAAAAAGAATCTAATTAAACCAAACACAAAACAAATAATAAACACGCAAAATAAAAACACATGACTTGCACTCTGACTAATGAAGTGAAGTTCAAATTAACAAAAGAAGAGTCCAAAATACAAAACGGATCATTTTCcttgaattaattatatttctttcTAAAATAACACAACCACTAAACCTAAAAGTTAAAGCTTTATCAGCCAGTGATCCAAACATAGACTTCTTTCTTGATGACACTTCCACATACAAATACCAATTAAGCATGAAGTGTGATGAAGATGAGACCTCGTTTCTGCTTTCTTTCACGTACCAATAGGATAGGATGGGATAGATAATGTAAATACATTCTTTGATAGCTCTGCTACTAAGTCTCGTTAGAAATCGAAGAAGGTGAGTTCGGAGATGAAGGAGAGGGTATGGTAGCTCGAAGGTAAGCCTGAGAAAGCAATAGAGTGGAGGTGGAGTGCTGCTCGGGTGAGGAGCACGAAGACCACAAGTATAGACAAATTTATCTTGTGCTGAAATTTGAGTTAATAAAAATGGAACCGACCAAGATTTGAACTTTGGATCTTTTTGTCTAGGTGACTCTAATACCATAAGTAAGTACTACGCAATCTAAAAGTTCAGACATGTACAGACAACCCAAGAATATTTTTACATCTCAAACAAGCATAATGACAACAAACAGCTTTTGTTAAGACATGTTTAGCTTAATGAAATAGGAAGGACCTCGTTATCATCACGAAGATATGCCTGATCAGCATTTCTTTCCTTAAGTTGTGGTCCAAAGCCTGCTGAAAGGGCAAACTGCCGCAATATTTCAGGCCATGTTAAGGGATTCAGGTGACGTTGCCAGTTACGTATATCAAAACCCCATGCATATGCCTGAAAGAAGAGCCAAAACAATTTTGGTAAACTATCAACCCTGTGAGAATATAAAGTTTCGACTGTAACATTCAATCAAGTAGGATTTACCCCTTCAACAATATGTGGATGGCCACCTCCAGGGTTAGCAGCACTGTTCTGATGTCCCCCCAAACCAGTGGAAGGTGTCCTAGCAACATCTTCAATATCTTTAATTATGATTCTCAAAAGTGCAAGATGCACTTCACCTAATAGCCTTGGATCCTGATAGAACATAGACCAGTAAATACAcaaacaagaagaaaaattacGACAGCCAAGCTCTAAATACATTTCAATGAAGGACCCAGATGCTCACGTAATCATGAAAAGCTTGGACAAACTCATCCAGGGTGAATGGCCATATCCCAAGCACATCTGTAAATGTAATTAAGAACCTCCAAACCTGAAAGTTTACAAAACTGGAAGATATTAATAGAGGCCCAAAAGGAAAGgaaatacaaaaaaatatttttcttttcaagGCAGAGAGCAATCAGTATAGTAAAAAGTTTCTTCAAAGTTCCAACAACTAGTCCTAAAATACCATGCTCTTTCACTAGCTTTTCCATGTcaaaaagtaataaaagaaagcaagcaAACAACCCAATACCACACTGCAACTTAATGTGAGACCTATGCGGAAAAAAGAAGAGCATAACCTCGTCAAGGTCAAAATCACTTTTCACTTTTCAGTTTGTAAAAAGCTCCCCTATACTATTTCTTAGTTAAGATGCTAACAGAATTACTGTCAAAACTTGGTTCCATTCCACTCATAATCGAACTGCCTAGAAGACCCAAATGACCATAAATAGTTCACAGCTATGAAAGAGAAGTCAATGTAGACATATCTAAGAATTCACACCAAAATATATTGAGAGGAAAAAGATGTCTGTGCAAACATTAATACTTGATACCCAAACATAAAAAGGCTCGACATTACTATATGCTCAAAAGGAAATATCAAAACAtcctatttttattatttttctgtaCAGCGGCTACCCACTGTCCATAATATGTTGAAAACACGAGAACATTACAATTATTACAGAGGCTACTGAATCCATAACCACAATAATAAAAGGAAAATTTAGAACCACCAAAGCTCACCATAAGAAGATTGCCAACATTCTCCTCAGAATTATTCCAAGGTTGAGTGGCGAAAGGCCTCTTCAAGAGCACAGATTTGGGAGGGAATGCGACCAGCTTATCTATAGACAGAGAATATAAAAGAATAAACTTAAAACAGAAACCAAAGCACACAGAGTTCATACCTATATTATCATTAGTAATAGTAATACATATGAAAGTTCCAAGTATAAATAAACTAAAGTTTTGATTGAACTACCACTACAGTTGAAGGCCAAAAATTCAAGACAGACCAATGGAGATGATGAAAGTGTAAATATGACCCTAAGAAGATActaactacaagaaaaacagaTATCCTGGGACAAGAAACAAGACATGGCCAACCTCTATATATATCAAGATTCTGCAAAGTCTCAAAGTCAAGAGAAACTATTGAAGGCAGTCCTTTGCTTGAAGCAGCTAAGTCCATGAGTTCTACACGTTCATCTTCAACTAATTCCATTGATTCTTTAGCAATTCTGCGTGCAATTGCTCTCTCAGTGGCAGCTTTTTGCCTAGCTGCTTCCTTTTCTCTGCGTAGTTCTTCCTTTTGTCTCATTTTCTCAGCCTGAGTGCAACGAATAATGTAAGTGAGAAAATTTAACTTAAGCATCAGTAAATGCAAACCAAGTAAAAGACATTGTTCCCCAACTCACTCTCATAGACTCCTTCTGCAAGAATCTCTCCCTACGCTCGAGCTCACGCCTTTGCTCCCTCTGGAACCTCTCCTCTTCTCGTTGCTTTTCTCGCAACAGCCTCTCTTCTTCCTTCCGCCTCTCACGGTCATGCTTTTCCATTTCTTTCCTCATTTGTTCTTCTCTCTGAATATATAGTATAATTAATATGTTACAATTAGCATAAAACATACTGATTTTCTGAAGAAATCGTATGGATGGTAAGACAATACCTTTCGTCTCAAGATATCCTGCTTTTCAAGCTCTTTCCGGATCCTCTTCTCGTGCGCTTCAACTTCACGTGCTATTCTTGCCTCCTCACTCTGGAATAAGTTAAAGTAAGTTCAAATTGTCACCATTTTGCAGTTAAGGAACAggatatactaaaaaaaaaaatctacctTGCGCTTCCTCTCAATGCGCAAAACATCTTCATCATGATTAACCCTCCTATCAGATGGTGCAAATGGATTTTCCAATGCAGTAATTGGATGACTACCCAATTGAGTGTCCATACCAACATTTGTTAAAGAACTTTTTCGAAGTACAGTCTCATATTCAGCTGTTGCAGATGGCAAGAGGTGGACCTGCCTGCCTTCTTGGGGCAAGAGATTTAG comes from the Euphorbia lathyris chromosome 5, ddEupLath1.1, whole genome shotgun sequence genome and includes:
- the LOC136229979 gene encoding homeobox-DDT domain protein RLT2, with protein sequence MDGASAASGGEGEKKKPPEGEVKSKRIMKTASQLELLEKTYAVETYPSEALRAELSAQLALSDRQLQMWFCHRRLKDRMKDRKQAEGKRQPKDSPTPSTIPGAEETGPATEVGNEHLSIAASSSSPFGHGIDPRRPVVHRTPGVAVARIGTDMSVMKRYYEPQQSVAELRAIATVEAQLGEPLREDGPILGMEFDPLPPDAFGAPIVAQQKQPGRSFEANLYEQPDLKPIKSATRPLHEYQFLPQQPTVRADAYERVAPSYQYGSPADGHNAKSAALSSARPFMHANEQVSSGYGFPSPLPSLNLLPQEGRQVHLLPSATAEYETVLRKSSLTNVGMDTQLGSHPITALENPFAPSDRRVNHDEDVLRIERKRKSEEARIAREVEAHEKRIRKELEKQDILRRKREEQMRKEMEKHDRERRKEEERLLREKQREEERFQREQRRELERRERFLQKESMRAEKMRQKEELRREKEAARQKAATERAIARRIAKESMELVEDERVELMDLAASSKGLPSIVSLDFETLQNLDIYRDKLVAFPPKSVLLKRPFATQPWNNSEENVGNLLMVWRFLITFTDVLGIWPFTLDEFVQAFHDYDPRLLGEVHLALLRIIIKDIEDVARTPSTGLGGHQNSAANPGGGHPHIVEGAYAWGFDIRNWQRHLNPLTWPEILRQFALSAGFGPQLKERNADQAYLRDDNEGNDGEDVITNLRSGAAVENAVAIMQERGFSNPRRSRHRLTPGTVKFAAFHVLSLEGSKGLTILEVAEKIQISGLRDLTTSKTPEASIAAALSRDSKLFERTAPSTYCVRPAYRKDPADGDVLLSEARERIRIFKCGFEDGEDADDAEREEDSESDVADDPEVDDLGSDLNPKTKACNSSGANRYNTNSLFENGNMVDDVIRTPQVGLQKTGEAFSSVRSDRNNEVKNLGSSIGQSVDIAGTSTNMDQEDADIDESNLGEPWVQGLMEGEYSDLTVEERLNSLVALVGVALEGNSIRVVLEERLEAANALKKQIWAEAQVDKRRTKEDYVIKTHYSSLLGNKAEPNLTMSMVEVRQSPLVTVDEKINVSSINPSAPQEPLNDPQNDMNYLNIMPSEGNPQIQDNGLDNLLYQQIGNTADRSRSQLKSFIGHKAEEMYVYRSLPLGQDRRRNRYWQFITSASCNDPGCGRIFVELHDGRWRLIDSAQGFDSLLASLDVRGVRESHLHMMLQKVEMSFKEAVKRNILRASTKRQKGDIVKAEAVEMDAVLDFSPGIDSPSSIICIADSDMSETSTSFTIELGRDETERNHALKRYQDFEKWMWKECFSSSVSYAMKYGKKRGRQLLDFCDYCRNIYSSEDNHCRSCHTTYEHSGSDFNFSRHVVQCEEKRRFGFDHSLCGSSSPLRMRLLKLQLALIEVSILQDALQPVWTNDNRKLWGKKLGSSASAEDLLQVLTLLEGSTKRDYMSSNFETTSELLGSDDLSRSAVYDFSRMQKVPVLPWLPRTTAAVALRVLELDSSIWYTLHQKAESLKERGNGDFNFPSKFALVKNTQYNEATETPHQAGLLEDENWIDGALGLTGLSRGKGIRGRGRGRLTRGGKSQRRLAGSRSESSKRSRTRNRRLGQGLSWKGQSRARGGRRSAKSRQEPIEKAINITVKTNIIPKEPDYGKAPQILERDEWNGDETRFQVGDAENLSSSERSDYDDENGQASGDEYDDMAIDDYGRGFHGKSDELLEGSDYNMNANYNMEANYEDDEEEDDEEVEVDQVEQGDLDVERYMSEDSDEDEMRERDRELIGDPDEIEGTESSSSDYSE